A portion of the Juglans microcarpa x Juglans regia isolate MS1-56 chromosome 1D, Jm3101_v1.0, whole genome shotgun sequence genome contains these proteins:
- the LOC121267239 gene encoding plant UBX domain-containing protein 11 has product MEQSLSSLTFKGSITEAIIEAKRQKKLFVVYISGEDAESGGLEDSTWINSNVTESLSKYCILLHIPGGSTDAAHFSALYPQKSVPCITVIGYNGVQVWQNEGFVGPEDLASSLEKAWLSLHIQETTATVLSAALASRNSGASTSISSAASSSGEQSSLSTVVPSSSVDKHVQSKETNLVVTSELIEEKKDLECEAEEKNTEMDDNTSSRSHDLSKSKSAVGEQSNSSSEVAKGSLGPLVADIENSRAEHNSFSGEDGCPALEKISDQHSVVPVRVEELVGTEVNEAEEDEKAKAVNHMQAYASDDFVRDNTSSDVHLNIRLPTGLSLQDKFSVTSTLRMVKDYVDEKQPSGFGTYDLAIPYPRKVFSDQDLSKSLSGLGLFNRQALIVVPHQRAVGNYSGVSPSSDQTNFTNVDSSDGTNVGYFAYVRRILSYVNPFSYLGGGASSSSSGQESQNGIWQYNPNPALQNNFGGRERPNSNYFSNQSSPATGRDDGKKRKPTTSSGFGSNIHTLKRDEDDDRFNDRNSYWNGNSTQYGGDNDGK; this is encoded by the exons ATGGAACAATCTTTgtcctctcttacatttaaggGTTCTATTACTGAAGCAATTATTGAAGCCAAAAGGCAGAAGAAACTCTTTGTAGTCTATATTTCAG GTGAAGATGCAGAGTCTGGTGGTTTGGAAGACTCTACATGGATTAATTCAAAT GTGACAGAGTCTCTTTCAAAATACTGCATCTTGTTGCATATCCCTGGAGGAAGCACTGATGCCGCACACTTCTCTGCATTAT ACCCACAGAAATCTGTTCCTTGTATAACAGTGATTGGATACAATGGTGTACAAGTTTGGCAAAATG AGGGATTTGTTGGTCCTGAAGATCTGGCATCCAGTTTAGAGAAGGCATGGTTGAGTCTTCACATCCAG GAAACAACTGCCACTGTCCTAAGTGCAGCACTTGCTTCAAGGAATTCTGGAGCATCTACTTCTATTTCTAGTGCTGCATCCTCGTCTGGCGAACAAAGTTCTTTAAGTACAGTTGTTCCATCGTCTTCAGTAGACAAGCATGTCCAATCCAAAGAGACTAATTTGGTGGTAACCTCTGAGTTaatagaggaaaagaaagatcTTGAATGTGAAGCTGAG GAGAAAAATACTGAAATGGATGACAACACATCTTCAAGATCACATGATCTCAGCAAGTCAAAGAGTGCTGTGGGTGAACAGTCCAACTCATCGTCTGAAGTAGCCAAGGGATCACTTGGTCCTTTAGTGGCTGACATCGAAAATTCTAGAGCTGAACATAACTCTTTCAGTGGTGAAGATGGGTGTCCTGCCCTGGAAAAAATCAGCGATCAGCATTCAGTTGTTCCTGTACGTGTTGAAGAATTGGTTGGTACTGAAGTAAATGAGgctgaagaagatgagaaggcTAAAGCTGTAAACCATATGCAGGCTTATGCATCTGATGATTTTGTTAGAGACAATACATCAAGTGATGTCCATCTAAATATCCGATTGCCCACTGGCTTGAGCCTACAAGACAAGTTTTCTGTCACAAGCACTTTGAGAATGGTGAAAGACTATGTGGACGAAAAACAACCTAGTGGGTTTGGGACTTATGATCTAGCCATTCCTTATCCCCGCAAAGTATTCAGCGATCAAG ATTTGAGCAAGTCATTGTCAGGGCTGGGCCTTTTTAATAGACAGGCTCTGATTGTAGTCCCACATCAGAGAGCTGTGGGTAACTACAGTGGAGTATCTCCGTCCTctgatcaaacaaattttaCTAATGTTGATTCTTCAGATGGAACTAATGTTGGATATTTTGCTTATGTGAGGAGGATTTTATCATACGTGAATCCTTTCTCCTATCTTGGTGGTGGTGCCAGCTCATCAAGTTCTGGACAAGAATCTCAAAATGGGATATGGCAATATA ATCCAAACCCTGCACTTCAGAATAACTTTGGTGGAAGAGAGAGGCCCAACTCCAACTACTTTTCAAACCAAAGCAGTCCTGCAACTGGAAGAGATGATGGCAAGAAGAGGAAACCAACAACATCATCCGGTTTTGGGAGCAATATTCATACGCTTAAACGTGACGAAGATGATGATCGGTTCAATGACAGAAATTCCTACTGGAATGGTAATTCTACGCAATATGGCGGTGACAATGATGGCAAGTAA